The Polynucleobacter sp. MWH-UH2A DNA segment AGCCCAAAAGAAATGCTCAATGTGGTTGATAAGCCACTCATTCAGTATGCGGTTGAAGAAGCGATTGCTGCGGGCATCACTGAGATGATCTTTGTGACTGGTCGTAGCAAACGCGCGATTGAAGATCACTTTGATAAAGCCTATGAACTTGAAGCTGAGCTTGAAGCAAAAAATAAGCAAGCCCTGCTAGAGATTGTACGAAGCGTTAAACCCAGTCACGTTGACTGCGTCTACGTACGTCAACCAGAAGCGCTGGGTCTTGGTCATGCAGTGCTGTGTGCAGAAAAGTTGGTGCGTGACGAACCCTTTGCAGTCATTTTGGCTGATGACTTATTGGATGGTAATCCGCCCGCTCTCAAGCAAATGCTGAAAGTGTATGAAGAGCAAAATGGCTCAGTACTGGCAGTTGAAAAAATTGATCCCGCTCAAAGCAGCTCTTATGGCATTGTTGCAGGCTCCGAAGTAGCTAAAGGAATCCATCGTTTAAGTGGCATTGTGGAAAAGCCGCAACCCAAGGACGCGCCATCAAACCTGGCCGTTGTGGGTCGCTATGTTTTGTCATCCGACATCTTTAAACATATTCGCAACCTCAAGCCGGGGGCGGGTGGCGAAATTCAGCTAACCGATGCGATTGCCTCACTTCTAAAAGAAGATCCCGTATTTGCCTATGAATACGATGGTGTTCGCTATGACTGCGGCAGCAAACTGGGTTATCTCAAAGCATCGGTGGAATTTGCATTGCGACACCCCGAAGTATCAAAAGATTTTGCAGCCTACCTAAAGAGTCGCTCGCTAACGTAACTTTCTTCGCTGAATTTAGTTCGCCTAAGTTGCTAGCGACATAAAACAAAAAAGGCAGGAATTACCTGCCTTTTTCTTTGCACCCTGTTTGATTCAGACTGTTTGCTATCTTCTTTTCAGAAAGAAAACCAATACATCTCCCTCGGTAGTGCTGGCAATTAACTCATTACCGGTTTGCTTAGCAAAAGCGGGAAAATCTCTAGCTGCACCAGAATCGGTGGCTTTAATTTTAAGAACTTCACCAGATTGCATGGTGGCCAAAGCTTTTTTGGTACGCAAAATGGGTAATGGGCAATTCATGCCAATCGCATCTACTTCAGCATTGAATGCGATATTGCTGACTTCACTCATTTGCTTGCCACCCAATCCTTCACGCCAGCAAGGGCCGCATTGAGCTTACTAGGGTCATTGCCACCTGCCATCGCCATTTCTGGTTTGCCGCCACCTTTACCGCCTACCTGCTGAGCGACAAAGTTCACGAGATCACCGGCCTTCACTTTAGATATTGAATCCGCAGTAACGCCCGCAACCAAGCTGACCTTACCACCCTGAACCGATGCCAAAACAATGGCTGCTGATTTGAGTTTTGCCTTAAGTGCATCCATAGTCTCGCGCAACACTCCAGCATCTGCACCGTCCAAACGCGCTGCGAGCACTTTGATGCCATTGACATCAATCGCTTGACCAGCTAGTTCATCGCCTTGGCTGGCTGCTAATTTGGAATTGACTTTCTCTAACTCGCGCTCAGCTTGTCGCAAACTCTCTTGAAGCTGTGCCACACGATTTACTAAATCGCCAGGATGCGTCTTCAAGATAGCTGCGACTTCATTGACCTTATCCTCAAGGCCTTGTAAGAAATGGAGAGCTTGATTACCGGTCACTGCTTCAACACGACGTATACCAGCAGCAACACCGCCTTCAGAAACAATCTTTAGGCTACCAATGTCACCAGTACGAGATACGTGAGTACCTCCACACAATTCTTTTGAGCTACCGATTTCTAGCACGCGCACTTCATCGCCATACTTCTCGCCAAAGAGCATCATGGCACCAGTCTTCTGGGCATCTTCTAAAGACATCACCTTTCCAGAGGTAGCGCTATTGGCCAATATCTCGGCATTCACAATATCTTCAATGCGACGAATTTGTTCTGCCGTAATGGGGGCATTGTGGGTAAAGTCAAAACGCGTTTTAGTCGCATCAACTAAAGAACCTTTTTGCTGCACATGATCACCCAGCACTTCTCGCAAAGCTTTATGCAAGATATGCGTAGCGCTATGGTTGCGCATGGTGTCCGTTCTTTGCTGAACATCCACCAAGGCATTTAAAGTATCGCCTACTTTGATCTCACCTTCTAGTAATTCGCCTTGATGACCAAACACATCCGCCTGAATCTTGAAAGTATCCTCAACAGTAAAACGAAGAGACTCATTACGCAACTCACCACGATCACCAACTTGACCGCCAGATTCTGCATAAAACGGGGTGTGGTCTAAAACGACTACCGCAGCATCGCCAGCCTTAACTGAAGTCACCTCAGAGCCATCTACGTATAAGGCAGTGACCTTGGCGCCTTCATGCTTGAGAGTATCGTAGCCATGGAACTGGGTTGGCTGGCCTTTGTACTCCAGGCCCTGAGCAACTTTGAACTTGCCTGCTGCCCTAGCCTGATCGCGCTGCTTTTGCATCGCCACTTCAAAACCTTCAGCATCAACCGTAACACCGCGCTCACGACAAACGTCTGCTGTTAAATCCAATGGGAAACCAAAAGTGTCATGCAAGCGAAATGCAGTTTCACCATCAACCACTTTGGCGCCACCAGCTAATGCGCCATCCAAAATTTCCATACCGTTGGCGATAGTTTGGAAGAAACGCTCTTCCTCTTGCTTTAGAACTTCACTGACTTTATCTTGTGCTGCGCGCAACTCTGGATAGGCATCACCCATTTCTTGAACGAGTGCAGGTACGAGCTGATAGAAGAATGGTTTGCGTGCACCTAACTTATAACCATGACGAATCGCGCGGCGCGCAATACGACGCAATACATAACCACGCCCTGCATTACCTGGAATAACGCCATCTACTACGATGAAACTACATGCACGAATATGGTCTGCAATCACCTTTAATGAAGGAGAGGCAGCATCACAATTACCACCGCCAGCTGCATCGACTGCATCCTTGGAAGCCTTGAGCAGATTGACGAAGAGGTCGATTTCATAATTGGAATGGACATGCTGTAATACCGCTGCAATGCGCTCTAAACCCATGCCCGTGTCAACGCTAGGCTTGGGTAGTGGATGCATCACGCCCGCTTCATCACGATTGAACTGCATGAAGACGTTATTCCAAATTTCGATGAAACGATCGCCATCTTCCTCAGGGCTGCCAGGGGGGCCACCCGGAATATGTTCACCGTGATCATAGAAAATTTCAGTACAAGGTCCGCATGGACCGGTATCGCCCATCATCCAGAAATTATCTGAAGCGTAACGCGCGCCTTTATTGTCGCCAATGCGAATAATGCGATCTGCAGGCACGCCAATTTGATCCTCCCAAATGGCATACGCCTCATCATCCTCGGCATATACCGTGACTAATAACTTATCTTTTGGCAAATTAAATACTTGGGTTAATAAATCCCAAGCAAATTGAATCGCATCTTTCTTGAAATAGTCCCCGAAAGAAAAATTGCCCAGCATCTCAAAAAAGGTGTGGTGACGCGCGGTATACCCCACGTTATCTAAGTCGTTGTGTTTACCGCCTGCCCGGATGCATTTTTGGGCGGTTGTAGCGCGGGTATAAGGGCGCTTATCAAAGCCTAAAAATACGTCCTTAAATTGGTTCATCCCCGCATTAGTAAAGAGCAAGGTTGGGTCGTCGCCAGGAACTACTGGGCTAGACGGGACAATTTGGTGGCCTTTTTGAGCAAAGAAATCCAGGTAAGCCTGGCGAATTTGGGAGACTTTCATAGCCGTAATTATGGCATTCGCACCCGTCTAGGGCAAACCCTAGACAAGGTACCCCCCTCGTGGCTTACAATCGCTCAACATCAATAAATAATCGGCTTCCAAGTCCGATATAAAAGGAGCGCAACTTGAAAATTCGCAATCAACGGGATTTTGGGGCTGGGATCATGTACATGGTCATTGGCCTCTTCTTCACCATCGTGGCTACCCAATACCCAATGGGCACTGCAGCCAAAATGGGTCCAGGCTACTTTCCATTCTTTCTTGGCATATTAATGACCCTTTTGGGCCTCATCGTTGCTATTAAGGCATTGAGCGCTACGGCAGCTATTGAGACCATCCCTAAATTCAACTGGAGAGTGATTGCTCAAATTACGGGCTCAGTAGTTCTATACGGATTGCTACTACCGAGAATGGGATTCTTGATTGCAGTGGTGGTATTAGTTCTCGTTTCTGCAAGCGCCAGCAAAGAGTTCACCTGGAAAGGTTCGCTTATCAATGCCGCTTTCCTCGTGATATTCACATACTCAGTATTTGTGGTGGGCTTGAAGCTTCAGTTCCCGCTGCTGCCTGTATTCCTACAACAATAACGAACCGGGACTCTGAAAAATGGATTTATTTGCTAACTTAGCTCTCGGTTTCGATACCGCGTTCACTCTACAAAATCTCTTGTACTGCCTTATTGGTTGTATCTTGGGAACCTTGATTGGTGTATTGCCTGGCTTAGGCCCGATCGCAACTATTGCGATGCTCTTACCAGCAACATACGCATTGCCTCCTATTGCCGCACTCATTATGTTGGCTGGCATTTATTACGGGTCACAGTACGGTGGATCCAC contains these protein-coding regions:
- the galU gene encoding UTP--glucose-1-phosphate uridylyltransferase GalU, with the protein product MPLTTKAVTKAVFPVAGLGTRFLPATKASPKEMLNVVDKPLIQYAVEEAIAAGITEMIFVTGRSKRAIEDHFDKAYELEAELEAKNKQALLEIVRSVKPSHVDCVYVRQPEALGLGHAVLCAEKLVRDEPFAVILADDLLDGNPPALKQMLKVYEEQNGSVLAVEKIDPAQSSSYGIVAGSEVAKGIHRLSGIVEKPQPKDAPSNLAVVGRYVLSSDIFKHIRNLKPGAGGEIQLTDAIASLLKEDPVFAYEYDGVRYDCGSKLGYLKASVEFALRHPEVSKDFAAYLKSRSLT
- a CDS encoding sulfurtransferase TusA family protein; translated protein: MAFNAEVDAIGMNCPLPILRTKKALATMQSGEVLKIKATDSGAARDFPAFAKQTGNELIASTTEGDVLVFFLKRR
- the alaS gene encoding alanine--tRNA ligase; this translates as MKVSQIRQAYLDFFAQKGHQIVPSSPVVPGDDPTLLFTNAGMNQFKDVFLGFDKRPYTRATTAQKCIRAGGKHNDLDNVGYTARHHTFFEMLGNFSFGDYFKKDAIQFAWDLLTQVFNLPKDKLLVTVYAEDDEAYAIWEDQIGVPADRIIRIGDNKGARYASDNFWMMGDTGPCGPCTEIFYDHGEHIPGGPPGSPEEDGDRFIEIWNNVFMQFNRDEAGVMHPLPKPSVDTGMGLERIAAVLQHVHSNYEIDLFVNLLKASKDAVDAAGGGNCDAASPSLKVIADHIRACSFIVVDGVIPGNAGRGYVLRRIARRAIRHGYKLGARKPFFYQLVPALVQEMGDAYPELRAAQDKVSEVLKQEEERFFQTIANGMEILDGALAGGAKVVDGETAFRLHDTFGFPLDLTADVCRERGVTVDAEGFEVAMQKQRDQARAAGKFKVAQGLEYKGQPTQFHGYDTLKHEGAKVTALYVDGSEVTSVKAGDAAVVVLDHTPFYAESGGQVGDRGELRNESLRFTVEDTFKIQADVFGHQGELLEGEIKVGDTLNALVDVQQRTDTMRNHSATHILHKALREVLGDHVQQKGSLVDATKTRFDFTHNAPITAEQIRRIEDIVNAEILANSATSGKVMSLEDAQKTGAMMLFGEKYGDEVRVLEIGSSKELCGGTHVSRTGDIGSLKIVSEGGVAAGIRRVEAVTGNQALHFLQGLEDKVNEVAAILKTHPGDLVNRVAQLQESLRQAERELEKVNSKLAASQGDELAGQAIDVNGIKVLAARLDGADAGVLRETMDALKAKLKSAAIVLASVQGGKVSLVAGVTADSISKVKAGDLVNFVAQQVGGKGGGKPEMAMAGGNDPSKLNAALAGVKDWVASK
- a CDS encoding tripartite tricarboxylate transporter TctB family protein codes for the protein MKIRNQRDFGAGIMYMVIGLFFTIVATQYPMGTAAKMGPGYFPFFLGILMTLLGLIVAIKALSATAAIETIPKFNWRVIAQITGSVVLYGLLLPRMGFLIAVVVLVLVSASASKEFTWKGSLINAAFLVIFTYSVFVVGLKLQFPLLPVFLQQ